A DNA window from Christiangramia salexigens contains the following coding sequences:
- a CDS encoding phosphoribosylpyrophosphate synthetase yields the protein MKDYGTLSQAINKLKLEEGYKNDFNLLDEKIEITSSKKTFGVDEFEVDKVLRFEGMSNPDDNAILYAITTTNGEKGILVDGYGVSSGQISKEMLEKLDLKDQRPIN from the coding sequence ATGAAAGATTACGGAACACTATCACAGGCAATAAATAAATTAAAATTAGAAGAAGGTTATAAAAATGATTTCAACTTACTTGATGAGAAAATTGAAATCACCTCTTCCAAGAAAACTTTTGGTGTTGACGAATTTGAAGTCGACAAAGTTTTAAGGTTTGAAGGGATGAGTAATCCTGACGATAATGCTATTCTTTATGCTATTACGACCACAAACGGTGAAAAAGGTATTCTTGTAGATGGATATGGGGTTTCCAGCGGTCAGATCTCTAAAGAAATGCTGGAGAAATTAGACCTTAAGGATCAACGTCCAATTAATTAA
- a CDS encoding LacI family DNA-binding transcriptional regulator — protein MKSKITLKELAKLLNVSISTVSKALHDSPEISPKTAERVKELANLHNYKPNPVAVNLKKSKTGTIGVVIPNISNSFFAKVLSGMEAEAQEHNLQVITYISNESLDREKQICDLLTSGFVDGILIAVSEETQRKKDYDHLFALVDYDIPVVMYDRINIDLPADKVGVDDEQSFFEAAKYFQVKGLNKIGLATAIHHLGVGQLRIKGYGKALKEPNLPIMAAATKPTELRKKIKSLITEDKIEAIMCTDFESTIMTTRIAYEEKIKIPEDLKVIGYIGKEVSEFLTPSVSYIEQHPNEVGANTVKLLNKRLEGKAVSGEFEEKIISTSLMHLESTKF, from the coding sequence ATGAAAAGTAAAATAACTTTAAAGGAATTAGCAAAACTTCTTAATGTTTCAATTTCTACTGTATCAAAGGCTTTACATGATAGTCCGGAGATAAGCCCTAAAACTGCAGAACGGGTAAAAGAACTGGCTAATCTACATAACTATAAACCTAATCCGGTTGCGGTCAATTTGAAGAAAAGCAAAACCGGCACAATAGGAGTGGTTATACCTAACATTTCCAATAGTTTTTTTGCGAAAGTATTGTCTGGAATGGAGGCGGAAGCCCAGGAACATAACCTTCAGGTGATTACCTATATTTCCAATGAATCTTTAGATAGAGAAAAGCAGATCTGTGATTTATTGACTTCCGGTTTTGTTGATGGAATTTTAATTGCGGTTTCAGAAGAGACTCAGAGGAAAAAGGATTATGATCATCTTTTTGCTTTAGTTGATTATGATATTCCGGTAGTGATGTATGATCGGATAAATATTGATTTACCTGCCGATAAGGTTGGAGTAGATGACGAGCAAAGCTTTTTCGAGGCAGCAAAATATTTTCAGGTTAAAGGTTTAAATAAGATTGGTCTTGCAACTGCAATACATCACTTAGGTGTGGGACAGTTAAGAATAAAGGGCTATGGAAAAGCTCTTAAAGAGCCAAATCTTCCTATTATGGCTGCGGCCACAAAACCTACAGAGCTGAGGAAGAAAATTAAAAGTCTAATCACAGAGGATAAAATCGAAGCGATTATGTGTACTGATTTTGAAAGTACTATTATGACAACTCGAATCGCCTATGAGGAGAAGATTAAAATTCCCGAAGATCTTAAGGTAATAGGTTATATCGGAAAAGAAGTATCGGAATTTTTAACACCATCTGTAAGTTATATTGAGCAGCATCCGAATGAAGTTGGAGCGAATACAGTTAAATTGTTGAATAAAAGGCTTGAAGGTAAAGCTGTTTCAGGAGAATTTGAAGAGAAAATCATTAGTACTAGCTTGATGCATCTGGAGTCAACGAAGTTTTAA
- a CDS encoding Dps family protein — protein sequence MNYLGLDTKKTKVTVEELNVLLADYHLYYQKLRNFHWNIIGKNFFDLHEKFEELYDDAKLKVDEIAERILTLRFQPTSNLSDYLKQSNLKESPAELADRKMIEILLEDHGTLLKQMRKVVKAADEAGDEGTIDLIGAYIRELEKTSWMLDAWKMKTKENHESISK from the coding sequence ATGAACTATTTAGGTTTAGACACCAAAAAAACAAAAGTAACTGTTGAAGAACTAAATGTTTTATTAGCAGATTACCACTTATACTATCAAAAATTAAGAAATTTCCATTGGAATATTATTGGAAAAAATTTCTTCGATCTTCATGAAAAATTTGAAGAGCTATATGACGATGCGAAATTAAAGGTAGATGAGATCGCAGAAAGGATTCTAACCTTGAGATTTCAACCAACAAGTAATCTTAGTGATTATTTAAAGCAATCTAATTTAAAAGAATCACCAGCCGAGCTTGCAGATCGAAAAATGATCGAAATCTTATTAGAAGATCACGGTACTCTTCTTAAACAGATGAGAAAAGTTGTGAAAGCAGCCGATGAAGCCGGAGATGAAGGTACAATAGATCTAATAGGAGCTTATATCCGGGAATTAGAGAAAACAAGCTGGATGTTGGATGCATGGAAAATGAAAACAAAAGAAAATCACGAATCTATAAGTAAATAA
- a CDS encoding Pycsar system effector family protein, producing MNNLIEKADKFVEDLFKEKLPNTYIYHNYKHTQRVAKSTKELLDNSEINVKEKEALLLAAWLHDTGYVHTYKGHEIKSAEIAENFLKENNATGELIEKVKQYILATKFTESPKCIEEKIIRDADSSHFGKDYFDETSELLRQELELHNVKNFTTAEWLQENIRVFTEKHKYYTDYAIKEWKPKKEENLLELIESKNKQEKKLKKEEHKARMKAKYKNDNPERSIQTLFRVTLRNHIKLSDIADTKANILLSVNAIIISLAIANLIPKLEAASNKHLLIPSLVLVLFSVASMILSIMSTRPNVTSGEFTKEQVKNRDVNLLFFGNYHKMPFDQFKWAMTELIKDKDYVYESLMLDLHSLGKVLHRKYLLLRLTYTVFMVGIIISVIAFILAFYLM from the coding sequence ATGAACAACCTCATTGAGAAAGCTGATAAATTCGTTGAAGATTTATTCAAAGAAAAGCTGCCAAATACCTATATATATCACAACTATAAGCATACGCAGCGAGTAGCTAAAAGTACTAAAGAATTACTCGATAATTCTGAAATTAATGTTAAAGAGAAAGAGGCTCTACTGCTAGCCGCATGGCTTCATGACACGGGTTATGTGCATACTTATAAAGGGCATGAAATAAAGAGCGCAGAAATAGCTGAAAACTTCTTAAAAGAAAATAATGCCACAGGGGAACTCATTGAAAAGGTCAAACAATATATTTTGGCTACAAAATTTACCGAGAGTCCTAAATGTATAGAGGAAAAAATCATTAGAGATGCAGATTCATCTCACTTCGGAAAGGATTATTTTGATGAGACTAGTGAGCTCTTAAGGCAGGAACTTGAACTGCATAATGTTAAGAATTTCACAACGGCAGAATGGCTTCAGGAGAACATAAGAGTCTTTACTGAAAAACATAAGTACTATACAGACTATGCCATAAAAGAATGGAAACCGAAAAAAGAGGAAAACCTTCTGGAGTTAATTGAGAGTAAAAATAAGCAGGAGAAAAAACTTAAAAAGGAAGAACATAAGGCCCGAATGAAGGCCAAATATAAAAATGATAATCCTGAAAGAAGTATTCAAACCCTCTTCCGGGTTACGCTAAGAAACCACATTAAATTGAGTGATATTGCAGATACAAAAGCCAATATCCTTTTATCTGTAAACGCCATTATTATCTCCCTGGCGATCGCCAACCTTATTCCAAAACTGGAAGCCGCTTCTAACAAGCATCTATTAATTCCAAGTCTTGTTTTGGTATTATTTAGTGTTGCCTCTATGATTTTATCCATTATGTCTACAAGACCGAATGTTACCAGTGGAGAATTCACGAAAGAACAGGTAAAGAACCGTGATGTCAATCTGTTATTTTTTGGCAACTACCATAAAATGCCATTTGATCAATTCAAATGGGCAATGACTGAGTTAATAAAGGATAAGGATTATGTCTATGAATCTCTAATGCTGGATCTTCATAGCTTAGGTAAAGTATTACACCGTAAATATCTGCTTTTAAGATTGACCTATACCGTATTTATGGTCGGTATCATCATATCAGTAATTGCCTTTATCCTTGCCTTTTACCTAATGTAA
- a CDS encoding metallophosphoesterase: MEKVKLLFSLLVLSLIFSCATTDPKYKEGEPKSNFGFPENKEIEKSFYLLGDGGYSPPGGSSLGLLAFKSYLDSVNKPDNYTIFLGDNIYPDGMPPKSSPNREAAEYRLDAQLDAIENYKGKVVVIPGNHDWYNEKLDGLERQKNYLKEKFEDNLIWSPEIGCGFESIEISENIQMLVIDSQWYLEDWDRNPKINDGCDQIKTREAMFLEFQSEIKKNQNKTVIVALHHPIYTNGVHGGQYTFDRHIYPSQKKIPLPILGSLATLIRTTGGVSIQDAQNNRYKTLANRLATIAQGSERLIFVSGHEHSLQYIEHDSVKQVVSGSGSKASYATLSNDGLFAYPGQGFAVLDVFKDGSSWISFYANEKNKPKLLYQKEVLKTPIPYEFQDYPESFPETIKTSIYKKEETDKSIVHNTVWGERYRDLYGKDIELKVADLDTLYGGLEVVREGGGHQTVSLRVKDSLGREYNIRRVRKDALRFLQSVAFKNQPVEDKLENTVAENLVKDFYTAAHPYGFMAIPDLSQAAGIYHTNPKIFYLPKQKALGKYNSIHGDDIYMIVERPEEGWKGYKYFGKPDHDIVSTAGMLERLRRDEKYSLDEAAYIRARIFDMLIGDWDRHQDQWRWAEIEDEKGNHIFKPIPRDRDQVFSNFDGAFFGTLRALTGFANQFAVYSDDIKDVEWFNIAALGLDRSLLQNTGRETWMEQAQFIKSYITDEVIEKAFTKLPKETQGETTESLIANVKGRRDNIVDIATRYYEHLSSLAIVTGTDKDDFIDVTRLAGGNTRVTVTRNKDGERSENLSDKIYNIKDTKEIWVYGLDDDDQITAKGNGPGEIFVRIIGGQNNDVYTVENGKNLKIYDHKSLPNTIAKAGNARFRFTDNYEINTYDKDKKTFSSGSILPGLGYNPDHGFNVGLEYVKSINRFKRNPFTSQHTFSAYFQAATNGFEIDYEAEFASIVGKYNLLLGAGYQSPTYTENFFGLGNETINNDEDLGFDYNRVGINEIEFKAGLVNQTPFGSYFGFFANFQSIDVQQSEGRFVTNEYVQNDSEIFNRKYFAGVDAIYRYESYDDRLNPTRGMLFELNLGGKINTAEPDRQYGYFKPHLGFYNALSRNRKLVIKTRANAHINIGQEFEFYQAATLGADSGLRGYRFHRYSGKSSFGAGADLRYTFNTVKTSFLPFQLGVYTGYDLGRVWIDQENSKLWHDSYGGGIWINSADAVNGTFSVFRGSEGTRFQFGLGLKF; this comes from the coding sequence ATGGAAAAAGTTAAACTTTTGTTCTCTTTACTGGTTTTATCCCTTATTTTTTCATGTGCTACCACAGACCCAAAATATAAAGAAGGAGAGCCAAAATCTAATTTTGGTTTTCCTGAGAATAAGGAAATAGAAAAGTCTTTTTACTTACTTGGAGACGGAGGTTATTCTCCACCTGGAGGATCTTCCTTAGGCTTGCTCGCTTTTAAATCTTATTTGGATTCAGTGAACAAACCGGACAACTATACCATTTTTCTGGGTGATAATATATATCCCGATGGGATGCCTCCAAAATCTTCCCCAAATCGTGAAGCGGCAGAGTATAGATTGGATGCGCAATTGGATGCCATTGAAAATTATAAAGGGAAAGTGGTCGTGATCCCAGGCAATCACGATTGGTATAATGAAAAACTGGATGGGCTGGAACGCCAGAAGAATTACCTAAAAGAAAAGTTTGAGGATAATCTCATATGGAGTCCAGAAATTGGTTGTGGATTTGAATCCATTGAGATATCAGAAAATATCCAAATGCTGGTCATAGACTCACAATGGTATCTTGAAGACTGGGATCGGAATCCTAAGATCAACGATGGTTGTGATCAGATAAAGACCAGGGAGGCTATGTTTCTGGAGTTTCAATCAGAGATTAAGAAAAACCAGAACAAGACCGTGATAGTAGCTTTACATCATCCAATATATACGAATGGGGTTCATGGTGGACAGTATACTTTTGACCGTCATATTTATCCTTCTCAGAAGAAAATACCTTTGCCTATTCTTGGCTCTCTGGCTACATTAATAAGGACTACCGGAGGCGTTTCTATTCAGGATGCTCAAAACAACAGGTATAAAACTCTTGCAAATAGACTGGCAACTATCGCACAGGGGTCTGAGAGGTTAATATTCGTTTCAGGTCATGAACATTCACTGCAATATATTGAGCATGACAGTGTAAAGCAGGTTGTTTCAGGTTCAGGCTCTAAAGCTTCGTATGCTACATTAAGTAACGATGGTTTATTTGCATATCCGGGACAAGGCTTTGCGGTTTTGGATGTGTTTAAAGACGGATCGTCATGGATCAGTTTCTACGCAAATGAAAAAAATAAACCAAAACTTTTATATCAAAAAGAAGTACTGAAAACTCCGATCCCTTACGAATTTCAGGATTACCCGGAGAGTTTTCCTGAAACGATAAAAACATCTATTTATAAAAAAGAGGAAACAGATAAGAGTATTGTTCATAATACCGTTTGGGGCGAACGATATCGGGACCTCTATGGAAAGGATATAGAGTTAAAGGTTGCAGATCTGGATACTCTTTATGGCGGACTTGAAGTGGTAAGAGAGGGTGGAGGCCATCAAACGGTATCTTTAAGAGTAAAAGATAGTCTTGGCAGAGAATACAATATTAGAAGGGTTAGGAAGGATGCCTTAAGATTTCTTCAAAGTGTTGCGTTTAAAAATCAGCCGGTAGAAGATAAACTTGAAAATACAGTAGCCGAAAATTTGGTTAAGGATTTTTATACCGCTGCACATCCATATGGATTTATGGCTATTCCTGATTTAAGTCAGGCCGCAGGAATTTATCACACTAATCCCAAAATATTCTATTTACCAAAGCAGAAGGCTTTAGGGAAGTATAATAGTATTCATGGCGATGATATCTATATGATCGTTGAAAGACCGGAAGAAGGCTGGAAAGGATATAAATATTTTGGGAAACCGGATCATGATATTGTAAGTACTGCCGGTATGCTTGAAAGATTGCGCCGGGATGAAAAGTATTCATTAGATGAAGCTGCCTATATAAGGGCTAGGATCTTTGATATGTTAATTGGAGACTGGGATCGTCATCAGGATCAATGGAGATGGGCAGAAATAGAAGATGAAAAAGGCAATCATATATTTAAGCCAATACCAAGAGACCGAGATCAGGTTTTTTCCAATTTTGATGGAGCATTCTTTGGTACGCTGAGAGCGTTGACCGGATTTGCTAATCAGTTTGCAGTTTACAGTGATGATATTAAGGATGTAGAATGGTTCAATATTGCTGCATTAGGTTTAGATAGATCTCTGCTTCAAAATACTGGAAGAGAAACCTGGATGGAGCAGGCTCAATTCATCAAATCGTATATTACAGATGAAGTTATTGAAAAGGCATTTACCAAATTGCCTAAAGAGACCCAGGGAGAGACAACCGAAAGCCTAATTGCCAACGTGAAAGGCAGAAGGGATAATATAGTTGATATTGCAACAAGATATTACGAGCATTTATCAAGTCTTGCCATAGTGACCGGAACAGATAAAGATGATTTTATTGATGTTACCAGACTTGCAGGTGGTAATACAAGAGTGACGGTGACCCGAAATAAGGATGGGGAACGATCGGAAAATTTAAGTGATAAGATCTATAACATAAAAGACACGAAAGAAATTTGGGTTTATGGATTAGATGATGACGATCAAATCACCGCTAAGGGAAATGGTCCCGGAGAAATATTCGTTCGAATAATTGGAGGTCAGAATAACGACGTTTATACTGTAGAGAATGGTAAAAACCTGAAGATCTATGATCATAAATCTCTGCCTAATACTATAGCAAAGGCGGGAAATGCGAGATTTCGGTTCACAGATAATTATGAGATCAATACTTATGATAAGGATAAAAAAACCTTTTCATCCGGTAGTATCTTGCCTGGGCTTGGTTATAATCCGGATCATGGTTTTAATGTAGGTCTTGAATATGTGAAGTCCATCAATAGATTCAAAAGAAATCCTTTTACCTCGCAGCATACTTTTAGTGCGTATTTCCAAGCTGCTACGAATGGATTTGAAATAGATTATGAAGCTGAATTTGCAAGCATAGTGGGGAAATATAATTTGCTTCTGGGTGCTGGGTATCAAAGCCCAACATATACTGAGAACTTTTTTGGACTTGGAAATGAAACTATTAATAATGACGAGGATTTAGGTTTTGATTATAACAGAGTTGGAATTAATGAAATTGAATTTAAGGCCGGGCTTGTTAATCAAACACCATTTGGTAGTTATTTTGGTTTTTTCGCAAATTTTCAAAGTATAGATGTTCAGCAATCCGAAGGGCGATTCGTTACAAATGAATATGTGCAAAATGATTCCGAAATTTTCAACAGGAAATATTTTGCAGGAGTAGATGCCATATATCGTTATGAAAGTTATGACGATCGTCTAAATCCAACCAGAGGGATGTTATTCGAGTTGAATTTAGGTGGAAAGATCAACACGGCTGAACCAGATAGGCAATATGGTTATTTTAAACCACATCTTGGATTCTATAATGCTTTAAGCAGAAACCGAAAGCTGGTCATCAAAACGCGTGCTAATGCACATATCAATATTGGTCAGGAATTCGAATTCTATCAGGCAGCTACCCTAGGGGCTGATAGTGGTCTACGTGGTTATCGCTTTCATAGGTATTCAGGAAAAAGCTCATTCGGGGCAGGAGCCGACCTTAGATATACTTTCAATACGGTAAAAACCAGTTTCCTCCCATTTCAATTAGGAGTGTATACCGGTTATGACCTTGGAAGGGTATGGATAGATCAGGAAAACAGTAAATTATGGCATGACAGTTATGGGGGGGGAATATGGATAAATAGTGCTGATGCAGTAAATGGAACCTTTAGTGTATTTAGAGGAAGTGAAGGAACCAGGTTTCAATTCGGTTTAGGATTGAAGTTCTAA
- a CDS encoding GAF domain-containing protein, translating to MTQQLKDFPFDIKISFHKVIDEYEKELKEAQNSISREYIEKVLEKVSDYPALREGFEDIGLLKEYKEPINVLLDDLFPTILTNNEIKAASVPFHNILFNSSKRLKQILKNAGKDFNLELRNMDMDIIYVFACIQILKKHYGYEIDISRPLFYDIPDENGIMKHYRIAMNADFVEIFPKDEAPEITQKDVDILIQNVDNIELWKEKIPPYSYVFKGFTIVNLTDVTIDDAISELKTTLLFEEVSEEEELEKLQEIFRSIYKISDLKVGFTVFNQRDMVFERMNYEEATSFILDKELVNDCDTGICEKGFQKLIDDNSYFTISNVEEYTKSNNNLLARNLKKNNIKSCILAPVAKNGKLLGILELVSSRKNELNSINAIKLDDILPYIVTTVERNRNDFENRVKAVIQSECTSIHPSVLWVFEREAKKFIKDLDKDGLASFKDITFKDVYPLYGQIDIVASSEARNESIKKDLLDQLELILNIIQKAYEVEKLPIYDQVKYRITDFKTELADKLNASSEQKVFNLLQKEVNPLMNHLKKQSEEIKKLVEDYNDKLNPETGIVYNHRRKYDETVQQINRTMSRYIDKKQVMAQEIYPHYFERYKTDGVDHNMYIGASMANKKPFNKVYLFNLRLWQLSTMCEMENRFYQLHDTTPIKLEAASLILVYNSTMSIRYRMDEKKFDVDGTYNARYEIIKKRIDKAYVKGTEERVTQKGKLTIVYSQRSDEREYLQYIKYLQAKKYLGDDIELLEMEDVQGVVGLKAIRVNILYSPDIEHPEKTISYDDLMEELH from the coding sequence ATGACGCAGCAATTAAAAGACTTTCCATTCGATATAAAGATCAGTTTTCATAAGGTCATAGATGAATATGAAAAGGAACTGAAGGAAGCACAGAATAGTATTTCCAGAGAATATATTGAAAAGGTTTTGGAGAAAGTTTCCGATTATCCTGCCTTAAGGGAAGGCTTTGAAGATATCGGATTGCTGAAGGAGTATAAAGAGCCTATTAATGTTCTGCTCGATGACCTTTTTCCAACAATTTTGACCAATAATGAAATCAAGGCCGCCTCTGTGCCTTTCCACAATATTCTTTTTAATTCCTCTAAAAGGTTAAAACAAATACTGAAGAACGCAGGGAAGGATTTTAATCTTGAGCTTAGAAATATGGATATGGATATAATCTATGTCTTCGCCTGCATTCAGATATTAAAAAAGCATTACGGTTATGAGATAGATATTTCGCGTCCATTATTCTATGATATCCCGGATGAGAATGGAATTATGAAACATTATCGCATTGCGATGAATGCAGATTTCGTTGAAATATTCCCTAAGGATGAAGCTCCCGAAATCACTCAGAAGGATGTGGATATTTTGATTCAAAATGTAGATAACATAGAGCTTTGGAAAGAAAAGATCCCTCCATACAGTTATGTCTTCAAAGGCTTCACTATTGTGAATCTTACAGACGTTACCATAGATGATGCGATATCTGAATTAAAAACGACTTTATTATTTGAGGAGGTTAGTGAAGAAGAGGAACTGGAAAAACTTCAGGAGATATTTAGATCAATTTATAAGATCTCAGACTTGAAAGTTGGCTTTACAGTTTTCAATCAGCGGGACATGGTTTTTGAAAGAATGAACTATGAGGAAGCTACAAGTTTTATTCTGGATAAGGAATTGGTAAATGATTGCGACACCGGAATTTGTGAAAAAGGTTTTCAGAAATTAATTGATGATAATTCCTATTTCACCATTTCTAATGTGGAGGAATATACCAAGTCCAATAATAATTTATTAGCCCGAAACTTAAAGAAAAACAATATAAAGAGCTGTATTTTGGCTCCAGTAGCGAAGAACGGAAAACTTCTGGGTATTCTGGAACTGGTATCGAGCAGAAAGAATGAGCTTAACAGCATTAACGCGATAAAACTGGATGATATCCTGCCGTACATTGTTACTACGGTAGAGCGTAACAGAAACGATTTTGAGAATAGGGTAAAGGCCGTTATTCAAAGTGAATGCACTTCTATCCATCCTAGCGTACTTTGGGTTTTTGAGCGTGAAGCCAAGAAATTCATCAAGGATCTGGATAAGGATGGTCTGGCTTCGTTTAAGGATATTACATTTAAAGATGTTTATCCTTTATACGGGCAAATAGATATTGTAGCCTCTTCTGAGGCTCGGAATGAATCTATTAAAAAGGATTTGCTGGACCAATTGGAACTTATTTTAAATATCATCCAAAAAGCTTATGAGGTAGAAAAATTACCTATTTACGATCAGGTAAAATATAGAATTACTGATTTTAAAACTGAATTGGCAGATAAATTAAACGCCAGCAGTGAACAGAAAGTTTTTAACCTGCTTCAAAAGGAAGTAAATCCTTTGATGAACCATCTTAAAAAACAATCTGAGGAGATCAAAAAGCTGGTCGAGGATTACAATGATAAGTTAAATCCGGAAACCGGAATTGTGTATAACCATAGAAGGAAGTATGATGAGACTGTACAGCAGATTAATCGTACAATGTCTCGTTATATTGATAAAAAGCAGGTGATGGCACAGGAGATATACCCTCACTATTTTGAGCGTTATAAAACCGATGGTGTAGATCACAACATGTATATAGGTGCTTCCATGGCTAATAAAAAGCCTTTTAATAAGGTCTATCTGTTTAATTTAAGGTTGTGGCAATTAAGTACTATGTGTGAAATGGAAAACAGATTTTATCAGCTGCATGACACTACGCCAATTAAACTTGAAGCCGCCTCTTTAATACTGGTTTATAACAGTACCATGTCAATACGATACAGAATGGACGAGAAAAAATTTGATGTAGATGGAACCTATAATGCCCGCTATGAAATAATTAAGAAAAGAATTGATAAGGCATATGTTAAGGGTACAGAAGAAAGAGTAACCCAAAAAGGAAAATTGACAATAGTTTACTCTCAGCGGTCTGATGAACGGGAATATTTACAATATATAAAATATCTACAGGCTAAAAAGTACCTCGGAGACGATATAGAATTACTTGAAATGGAAGATGTACAGGGAGTAGTTGGGCTTAAAGCAATACGGGTGAATATTTTGTACTCACCCGATATTGAACATCCTGAAAAGACGATAAGTTATGATGATCTAATGGAAGAATTACATTAG
- a CDS encoding mechanosensitive ion channel family protein produces the protein MQEFDVQDSIKGIWDKLGGWLDSIILGLPNFLVAVLVFILFIFIAKYVGKIFDRLFRKQIKQDSIRLMTVKVIKAIVILIGFFIALGLLNLDKVLTSVLAGAGVVGLAIGLALQGTLNNTFSGLILSFLPELQIGDWVETNGYAGSVSEINLRNIVIKQSDNNYVVIPNSKIVEEPFKNYSRTKRSRVFVNCGVGYESDLEMVRDLTLDLIREKFPQQSNEEVEFMYQEFGDSSINFVVRFWADVSKNRDILIAQNKAIIAIKKAFDEKDINIPFPIRTIDFSNKLSLNKGE, from the coding sequence ATGCAGGAATTCGACGTACAGGACTCAATTAAGGGGATTTGGGATAAATTAGGGGGATGGTTAGATTCAATTATATTGGGTCTGCCAAATTTTCTGGTAGCGGTATTAGTATTTATCCTATTCATTTTCATCGCAAAATATGTAGGTAAAATATTTGACAGACTATTCCGGAAACAGATCAAGCAGGATTCAATCAGGCTAATGACGGTTAAGGTGATTAAGGCAATTGTGATCCTTATCGGGTTCTTTATCGCATTAGGTCTTTTAAATTTAGACAAAGTTCTTACTTCTGTACTTGCCGGTGCCGGTGTTGTTGGTTTAGCTATTGGTCTGGCCCTTCAGGGAACATTGAATAATACATTCTCAGGACTTATCCTGAGCTTTCTGCCAGAACTTCAAATTGGAGACTGGGTAGAAACTAATGGTTATGCGGGTTCGGTTTCTGAAATCAATCTTAGAAACATTGTAATTAAACAATCTGACAACAATTATGTTGTGATACCTAATTCCAAGATTGTGGAAGAACCTTTCAAAAACTATTCGAGAACAAAACGATCCAGAGTTTTTGTTAACTGCGGCGTAGGATATGAATCAGATCTTGAAATGGTACGCGATCTCACCTTAGATCTGATCCGAGAAAAATTCCCACAACAGTCTAATGAAGAAGTTGAGTTTATGTATCAGGAATTTGGAGATAGCTCTATCAATTTTGTGGTAAGATTCTGGGCAGATGTATCTAAAAACAGGGATATCTTAATAGCTCAAAACAAGGCTATCATTGCGATTAAGAAAGCCTTTGATGAAAAAGACATCAATATTCCATTTCCAATACGAACTATCGACTTTTCGAACAAACTTTCGCTTAATAAAGGTGAATAG